The DNA region CCTTGGACAACATGTGGTAAGTCAAGAACACTGCACTTCAGCCATGGATAAGCCTCAGTAATGGCCTTAACAGTAGTCCCATTACCACCCCCTACATCCACCAACGTTTCAATACCCTCAAATATGCCCTTAAAACTCTTGTTATTCACCAACAAGCTTGTTACGAATCTCGAATCACATTCCATGGCTTCATTAAAACTCTGATTAAACTTAGAATCATGGATCATATGCTCCCAGAAACTCATTCCATTTAAAACATGGAAGGAGGATTCTGCGCCATTTTGGAACCAGCTTGTGAGATGATGAGATGGATCAGTTATTACTGGGTCTAGTTGTATAAGAGCTAATGGATATTGAGTAAGTGGGTGGTTTTTAAGCAGGAGTTGGGAGCTCAATGTAAGATCAAACCCATATCCTCCATCTTGTAGAAGTTTCTTGGAGAAGAAGTTAGAGGATTCTAGAATACGCATTAGACGATTAAGGGAAGGAATGTTATTGGGGTGAATTGGAAGAGAAGTGGCTAGTTCATTTAAAGACATAGGTTTGCCATGTTTATGAATGGTATCTGGAATGCCAAGTTGAAGGACACACTTTAAGGCCATGGATTTGAAGTAGTACAAAGAATGTTTCCATATGTGACGTTGTGCTTCTAATAGCTCTTTTGCATTATCTTCATTAATTGTAAAGGTAGGTAAATCCATTTGTTTGTATTACAACTTACTAGTTCT from Amaranthus tricolor cultivar Red isolate AtriRed21 chromosome 3, ASM2621246v1, whole genome shotgun sequence includes:
- the LOC130808132 gene encoding trans-resveratrol di-O-methyltransferase-like, which gives rise to MDLPTFTINEDNAKELLEAQRHIWKHSLYYFKSMALKCVLQLGIPDTIHKHGKPMSLNELATSLPIHPNNIPSLNRLMRILESSNFFSKKLLQDGGYGFDLTLSSQLLLKNHPLTQYPLALIQLDPVITDPSHHLTSWFQNGAESSFHVLNGMSFWEHMIHDSKFNQSFNEAMECDSRFVTSLLVNNKSFKGIFEGIETLVDVGGGNGTTVKAITEAYPWLKCSVLDLPHVVQGLQEKASSNVKFVAGDMFEAVPHADAVLLKWILHDWSDKDCIKILKQCKEAISTKNKGGKVIIIDIVVESENDHIISKESNTKYLFDMLMMSMCGDGKERTEQQFKKLFQQADFSDYKVLPILGVRSVIELYP